tctctctctctctctctctctctctctctctctctctctctctctctctctctctctctctatctatctatctatctatctatctatctatctatctatctatctatctatctatctctgtttctccctctctcttcaccctctcttgtcaccctctctatctttctccctctctctccctctccctctctctctctctctctctctctctctctctctctctctctctctctctctctctctctctctctctctctctctctctctctctctagctctctctctctctctctctctctctctcaccctctctctctcactctcaccctctcactccctccctccctctctctctctctctctctctctctctctctctctctctctctctctctctctctctagctctctctctctctctctctcactctcaccctctctctctcactctcaccctctcaccctctctctctctctctcctctctctctctctctctctctctctctctctctctctctctctctctctctctctctctatctatctatctatctatctatctatctatctatctatctatctatctctctttcgctctctctctccctctctctcactgtctctctctcgctgtctctctctctcgccctctctctctctctctctctctctctctctctctctctctctctctctctctctctctctctctctctctctctctgtagctctctctctctctctctctgtttctccctttctcttcaccctctcttgtcaccctctctatctctctctctgtctctctctctctctctcctatctcctgtctctatctctctctctcacacacacacacacacacacacacacacacacacacacacacacacacacacacacacacacacacacacacacacacacacacacacacacacacacacacacacacacacacacacacacacacacacacacacacacacacacacacacacacacacacgcttagaCCAACATAACATGCAAAAGAATCATGTTTAACACacaagtatattttatattttcagtTAGCTCGTATTTTCCATTCCAGTGAGAGGAAACAGGTGCGCATTGTTTATGCAACTCTCGTGCTGCCTGTTGTCTGCCGCATGCACCCGCGTGAGCCGTCCGCGTGTGTGGTGCTGTCCACCCGCGTGGTGCTGAAATGCTCCGCTCGGTCTGTACAGCGCGTTTGGGTCTCCTTTCTGCCCCAGCGCACCTATTTTCAGGGATTGAATAATGTTGTGCTGCAGCAGTGGGTCCTATTCTGCCTCTGATCATCGTGATGAAATACGACTATATTTATGTTTTGTCGGCCTGGCCCATATTACATGATTCATAATTAAAACGTTATCTTCATCTAACACTGTAATTCGAGCTCCCGCACTTTCCAGGGAGATTTAGATAATCTATGTCCCCTGGATGTAGCCTATTGTCGTTAAATCAGTGTGGACAAATTTATATTGTGACACATAGTTTAAGGACACAGATAGTTTAAATCTGTGTCTTTAGGCTATATAGATTTGTCCTATCTTTGCTAAATACTTCCTCAATCAGTTAGATAGGCAAATTAGAAAAATAatgaaatacactgagtgtacaaaacattagcaacaccttcctaatattgagttgcacccccatttgccctcagaacagcctcaatttgtctggggcatggactctacaaggtgtcgaaagctttccacaggaatgctggaccatgttgactccaatgcttcccacagttgtgtcaagttggctggatgtcttttgggtggtggaccattcttgatgcataCGGGAAATTGTTGAGCGTGAATAACAgagcagagttgcagttcttgacacactcataccagtgagcctggcacctactaccataccccgttcaaaggcacttcaatattttgttttgcccattcaccctctgaatggcacacatacacaattcacgTCTTAACTGTCTCAAGACtttaaaatccttatttaacctctcctccccttcatctacactgattgaagtggatttaacaggtgacatcaataagggatcatagattacACCTGGATTCAGATGGTCAGATTATGTCATGGAAAGTGTATGttttcttaatattttgtacactgctTTGTAAATACACACTACtaaatcatgtgtgtgtgttcgtgtgcatgcatgtgttcgtgtatgtgtgcgtgaaacctctatcctcctcttcacTTCCCTCTCTCACGATCCTTTCATTCCCAGCCCGTTACTCCCCCCTCCCGTTCAGATTGAGCAGGCTACTGCGGGGATGAGAGAGACTGGCTTCCTGCTCCTTATGACGCGCTATGAGAACACCACTAGGCTGTGCTTCACTCTCATTGCCACACGACGGCAGAAAGAGTACAGTAAACGGAGGGCTTAAAAGGGTACAGTTCTGCTAATATAATAACTTTAATAATCGTACTATTAATGATAATAAACATAATATAGGCCTATATATGCATTCATTATTGATTATTTAATTCAGCATTTATAGAAGTACCACATATGTTTAGTAAAATAGCACCTTTATTACTTCTGAATCAAAGTAACATGTTTTATTGTGAGTGAATACATTGTGCTGCTCATATGTTTCTGTGTTTTAAGCGTTCTTCTCCAGTCTAAACATAGTGTGCCTTTAAGATCAAGTGAACCAGTGATTGGTCTGTAGCAGAGTGTTTTTTGCACCAATACTGTGTAGAGCCATACAAAGGGATCTACTCCCTCCCCTTAGCCTCAGCATCTCATCCCTTAGCCTACAATGCTCAGATGTGGGAGCTAATCATGCACTGACTGGAAACAAAACACGGTCCGTTTGAAATTCGTGGAAATGTTTACGTGAATCATTTTTATTTCCATATTATGTGATGGTATTTCCTGCGAACAGGAGACTGACTCAATGGAACAAAGGACAATGAGTATTCGTGGCCTTTTGAAGTGGCAAGTGTTCTGGATTTATCAATATGTTCTCCTGTGGAATACAATAGAGTCACAGATTCGATACACCATACCTGAGGAATTGAACGTGGTCTCTGTTGTTGGGAATATAGCTAAGGACTTTGGTTTGGCAATACCTGAGCTTTATGACCGTAACTAAGGATAGCCTCTGATGCTGGTAAGCAGTATTTCAGTGTGGATTTGGAAAAGGGTGAACTGGTTGTCAatgagaggatagacagagaggagtTATGTGGAGAGAGCGTCCCTTGTATGTTACCATTGGAGGTTATCGTTGAACATCCCTTACAGGTGCATCGCATTAACATCGATATACAGGATTTAAATAATAATTTTCCGAGTTTCCTTACAAATGAAAGGGTTTCGAAAATAGCTGAGTCTATCACTGCAGGTGCGAAGTTCACAATGGAAAGCGCACATGACTCTGACGTAACCTCAAACTCCTTACGGTCCTATAGTGTCAGTGATAATGATAAGTTCTTGTTAAATGTGAAGACCCAAGATGGCACAAAAATACCAGAGCTTGTGCTGAAGACTTCATTAGACAGAGAGAAGAATGCAGTTCATAAGCTTGTGCTCACCGCTGTAGACGGACGGGAATCCTGCACGATCTGGCACCTCTGAAATTACGGTCATAGTGTTAGATATTAACGATAACGCACCCCAATTTGAAATAGTATTTATTTGCAGACCAAACCCCCGATACAATAATGTCATTACTTGATGTTGATTCTAATACTGGAGATATAACTATCAAAGGGCAGCTTGATTATGACCAAATACATTTGCATAAATTCGACCTAATGGCAAAAGATAAAGGCAATCCACAAATGGAGGGACAATGCAGTATAAAGATAAAGATTCCTGATGTTAATGATAATGCCCCTGAAATGATTATAGCCCCACTCACCAGTCCAATACCGGAGAATTCTTCCCCTGGAATGGTTGTTGCATTGATTAGCACTAAAGACATAGACGGTGGTGAGAATGGCAAAGTAAAGCTAATCATAACAACGGGCTCACCGTTCACCCTGAAGCCCTCCGTCTCCAACCATTACGCACTGTTGACCAACGGCCCATTAGACCGAGAGACGTTCCCGGAGTATGATGTTGTCATAACCGCAGTTGATTCAGCGTACCCACCTTTATCTACAAAGAAAACCGTGACTGTGGAAATATTAGATGCAAATTATAACCCTCCAGGGTTTTCCCAGCCCTCGTATACTGTTTATGTTAAAGAAAATGGCACCCCGGGATCTATCTTGCGCTCAGTGTCCGCCTCTGATACAGACATGGGTGAAAATGCCAAGATCTCCTATTCTATATTAGACTCTAAAGTACAAGACGTGTCAGTCTCCTCCTATATTTACATACACTCCGATAACGGCAGCATCTACAGCATGCACTCGTTTGACTATGAGAAACTGAAAGTGTTTCAGATCCAGGTGCAGGCAAAGGATCACGGCTCTCCGTCTCTGAGCAGCAACGCCATGTTTTTATCATGGACcagaatgacaatgcccccgcTGTTATTTACCCCTCCGCTGTCATGGCCTCTGTCTCCCATCAGAAGATGCCCCGGTCCGCTAAAGCAGGCCACTTCGCCACTAAGATATCCGCAGTGGACGCAATCTCAGGCCACAACGCATCGATTTCCTATAGGCTGGCAGAGGCCACAGACTCGTCTCTGTTCAGTGTGGATCTTTACACAGGTGAGGTGAGGACAAAACGCGCTGTTTCAGAGCAGGATGACTCCTCTCAGAGGCTGCTTATAGAGATGAAGGACAACGGGGAGCCGGTCCAGTCCACCACAGTCACAGTCAATATACTGTTAGAGGACTGGCAACACGAGCCCATATCGGAATAACCGCCTGAAAAATGCAGAGCCCAGCAGGGAAAACAGTAAATTCACCTTTTATTTGATAATCTCTCTGACTTCTGTGTCCGTCTTGTCTTTGTTAACGCTTAGCGTCTTTGTGGTGAAGTGCGTTAGAAATAGTAGGAGCAGCTCGAGTTGCTGTATCAGACGGGCTGACTCTGACGGATACAAGAATCCCAACAGGAACCTGCAGATCCAGCTCAACACTGATGGCCCTATTAAGTATGTAGAGGTCCTGGGAGGGGACATGTTGTCTCAGAGCCAGTCTTTCAGGTCGTGTCTCTCTCCAATGTCAGAGTTCAGTGATTTCACCCTCGTTAAGCCCAGCAGCATCATTGACTTTAAGGAAATGATAAACGTGCTTGACGCATCTTTACCAGACAGTGCGTGGACGTTCGAGAGCCAACAGGTGAGCCCACAGTAAAAGCATTTACTTCAGTGACGTAATATCAGAAAAAAACATAACGTGAGTATAGGAATAGAATGACTTCAATGTTATTTTTTCTCTCCTTAAATGTGAAGCACAATTTTAAGATAAAATAACTTGATCCAAGCGTTTTTCACTTCATACTTTGTCTCTTCCCTTCTTTAACCGCATGTTATGCTTTCAACGAGGCCTACATGTTATTTCCTTAATCGAAACTAACATTTTATCTTTAGCATATTTATTCTCTTGAACGTTATCAAAACAGGCAGGCTATGTAAAACCCGGAGTTTTAAAGAACTTCACAATTAACAGGCTCACGGAAATTAAGTATTTGTATGATATTTATGAACGCAAGTGAGAAGTGTTATACTCAAATGAAATGATACTCAAATTTAAAATTATATCTGTGATATAAATTATATCTGTGACATAAATGAGCAGTAAGAAATGAGCATGTACATGCTTTCAGGAATGGGGTTATTTGTTTACCTCTGCCAGCAGAGAGCGGTTTTCACATTTCATCACCATGGACAGGGACAATCGTTTTCTACAGGCCAGGAAACCCTTCGCTTGCTATATTGTTTCTGCTGTTTATACCACACGTCTGCTAGACATAGGTCCATTTTCAATTCGTTTTCAATTATTTACTTTGACCTTCAGATAAAGGGCTATTGCGATGATTATCCTCACTGTCATTATTTCAAAATCATAGCTGTCCAGAGAAAGCAGTCATTTTGCATTCCCTCATGAATACCATCTCCATTTCATCATGAATACCATCTCCATTTCATCACGAATGCACTGGTGTGTTAACAAGTTTGAAACGCTGACACCTATGACAGAAATATGGCTATGACTTTAACAGCCACTCGGTTTTTAATTGGTTTAAACGTTGCTGTGCTCTGCCCCAATAGCATGCTTAACTGTACAAAAAGATATACTCCCTCCCCCATCATCAGCAGCGCAGCCCATACAATGCATAGAGCTGGGAGAGACGGAGTTGTGCTCACCCATTCATTCACAGTGGAATTAGATACCTGGCTAAAAAGGATATGTGATCAATAACCATTTCCATGCAATATTTTATTCTAAACATGTTTTTCACGCCTTATTTTTTTCGAGTTACAGCAATATGAGGAAATTCACATTGAAAGAGAGGTCGCATCTGAGCGATCGGAGAGGACAAGTGCTATGGCTGTTCAGTTGCTTTTTGTCTTGGAATACAACAGGAGCACAGATTCGTTACACTGTTCCAGAGGAATTTAGCGTGGGATCCGTGGTTGGGAATATAGCTAAAGATCTAAATTTGGATGTAGCTGAGATTTCTGATCGTAAGTTGAGGATAGCCTCCGTGGCTGGTAAGCAGTATTTCAGTGTGAATTTGGGTAAGGGCGACCTGGTTGTGAGCGATAGAATTGACAGAGATAGTCTGTGCGGACAAAGCATCAGTTGTCTCTTGCCATTAGAAGTCATCGTTGAGAATCCTCTAATGCTCCACAGAATGGAAGTTGAAATGAAGGATATAAATGACAATGCTCCACAATTTCAATCAACAGAGCGGACTTTGAAAATCGCAGAATCTACCGCCCCTGGTATGCGCTTTTCTTTGGAGAGCGCGCAGGATCCTGACGTTGGGGACAATTCTTTAAAATATTACACTCTCAGCAAAAACGAACATTTCAGATTGAAAGTACAGGATATTGGTGATGGAAGAAAAGTGCCTGAATTAGTATTGGTGAAAGCACTGGACCGAGAAAATAAGGCAGCATACCAACTGTTGTTGACAGCCTTGGATGGGACCTCGCAGATAACTCGCAGATAACTGTTGTTGTCCTTGTCAGCGTTCAGTGACTTCACCCTCGTTAAGCCCAGCAGCACCATTGACGTTAAGGAGATGTTAAACGTGCTTGACGCATCTTTACCTGATAGTACGTGGACGTTCAAGAGCCAACAGGTGAGCATAGACTGAACGAAGTGCTAGACATCCAGTCAGTACTCAACCCTCAATTGTGTCATAGGAATTAGGACAGTGCAGACCCATGCACCTCCTCTGAAAAAGTGTCCGTTCAGAAGCTACAGGACCCTTGCGCGTGGAAGGGAATCGGTGTTACCTTATTTTTTATTTCCTCTGAATTATCATATTTGAAAGTAATTGTAGCTCTTGGAGCGTTATTTTTGTTACTGCGTGGTTCAATGATAAAATAGGATATTTCCCCGACATGAGGAGTTGAACAATCTGAGATTTGGAGACAAGAAGAAAGGCATTGGGATGGCCGGTGCTCTGGCTCTCCTCTCCGCTTTATACAGCGCATCACTTCCTGCTGAACTTTCTTATTCCGTATTGGAGGATTTAAAACCGGGGGCCTTTGTCAGGACATAGCGAAGGACTTGGGCCTCGGCGTACTAATTCATGTGAACGGAAACCCACAAGTTGTCTCTGAATCTTTTGCCAAGTACTTTGACGTGAACGTGAGTTTTAGTAATCAAACAAACTATGGACAGAGAACGTCTTTGTGCATTAACTTTGCCATGTTCTCTTACGGTTCAGCTTGTTTTTCAAAACCCTCAGGAATTACACCGTTTTGTCATCAAAAAAATATTTATCTTGAAGTGTCTGAGGCTACCGCAACGGGCACTAGGTTTCGTTTGGTCAGCACACCGGATCTAGATGTAGACATGAACTCATTAAGCACATACATCTTCAGGCCTAACGACTTGTTCATATTGAAATTTGAATAAAAAAGTGATGGCAGGAAATCCCCCGAGTTATTACAGGAGAAACCTCTGGACAGTGAAAAGCAGTCAGTATTCCACCTGCTGCAGTCAGTATTCCACCTGCTGCAGTCAGTATTCCACCTGCTGCAGTCAGTATTCCACCTGCTGCACTCAGTATTCCACCTGCTGCACTCAGTATTCCACCTGCTGCAGTCAGTATTCCACCTGCTGCAGTCAGTATTCCACAGTCAGTATTACTGCTGCACTCAGTATTCCACCTGCTGCACTCAGTATTCCACCTGCTGCACTCAGTATTCCACCTGCTGCAGTCAGTATTCCACCTGCTGCAGTCAGTATTCCACCTGCTGCACTCAGTATTCCACCTGCTGCACTCAGTATTCCACCTGCTGCAGTCAGTATTCCACCTGCTGCAGTCAGTATTCCACCTGCTGCAGTCAGTATTCCACCTGCTGCACTCAGTATACCACCTGCTGCAGTTAGTATTCCACCTGCTGCACTCAGTATTCCACCTGCTGCAGTCAGTATTCCACCTGCTGCAGTCAGTATTCCACCTGCTGCAGTCAGTATTACACCTGCTGCAGTCAGTATTCAACCTGCTGCAGACAGTATTCCACCTGCTGCAGTCAGTATTCCACCTGCTGCAATCATTATTCCACCTGCTGCAGTCAGTATTCCACCTGCTGCACTCAGTATTCCACCTGCTTCTTACGGCTGTAGATGGTGGACAACCTGAGAAATCAGGGACTACTTCTGTTCTTATTAATATACTAGATGTCAATGGCAATGCTCCAGTACTTGACCAGCTAATGAAAACAGCTAGTTTGTTGGAAAACGCTCCACCAAGCACATTATTGACTAAACTCAGGGCATCTGGCTCTGATTCTGGTCTTAATGGGGAGATATCTTAACTCTTTAGTAAGTTCTGATCCGAGtgaaaggagaggtggagtaTGAAATGGCTGACATTTATGACATCACTGTGCATGCCAGAGCCCCCGCCATGGAAGGCTCCTGTCACATTCAAGTCAAAATCAATGACAAGAACGACAACAACCCAAAGATAATCATAAATGCATGATCTAAAGTGGTCCAGGAGGACGTATAATCAGACACTGTTATAGCCTTCATCACTTGTAGAAATGGGGAGGTTGACGTCCGCATTCCCTCTGATCTTTAATTTAGGTTGATACCCCCTCTGAGGAGCACTATAGCCTGGTTACAGATGGCTCTTTGGACCGAGAGGCTGTGACTGAATACACCATCACAGTGACAGCCACAGACTCCGGctccccccctcttctctcaGTCCTCCTACTCTGTTGATATAGCGGAGAACAATGCCCATGGTGCTCTCATCCTGACTGTGACTCCATTCGACCAGGACCTCGCCCAGAAcgcccacctctccttctccatcctggaTCTTGAGGTGCAAGGCTCGGCCGTGTCCTCTTTGGTCTACATAAACTCTGAGAACGGTGACCTGCATGCCATTCGTGCCCTCGACCATGAGCAGGTGAATGTGTTCTAGGTGCAGAGCTCCAATGTGACCATGCATTTATAAAAATGACTTATGCAGAAAACCACGTATAAGTAGTTATTTATACAACTTTACTTTGACGTGGGAATGTCAAAAGTCTAGACTTGATGTAGGTGATTTTCCTGCTGGTTATGTATGGATATGATTTTTTCCCTTGCAGTTTGATGTCAGACCATTTATTTTTCACATCAGCCACAGTTCTGTCTTGCTGCTCCACCTGGTTCACTGCAGCGGCAACACACTCCCAAGATACCTGTTTGGCTTTGTTTGTCAACCCACTATTTAGTCCAGCGAATAATACGTGTTGCCTGTCTTCAATCTCCTCTACCATCGCTGTGATCTCATCTTCCAAAAAGTTAGCTTTTCTCTTTTGATCCATGGCTATTCTTGACTAAACCCTCATTTGCACTAGCATTCTATAAACGGAAATTGCGGATTGTAAAGCACTATCAGGTGCCGTCAATTTGAAGTTAATTTGAGATTTATAGATCACAGGTGCATAAGTTACAAATGGGCTTCTTAGAACCTGGTTAGGCAAGGCTTTTTA
The sequence above is a segment of the Oncorhynchus gorbuscha isolate QuinsamMale2020 ecotype Even-year linkage group LG16, OgorEven_v1.0, whole genome shotgun sequence genome. Coding sequences within it:
- the LOC123999316 gene encoding protocadherin gamma-C5-like; the encoded protein is MRKFTLKERSHLSDRRGQVLWLFSCFLSWNTTGAQIRYTVPEEFSVGSVVGNIAKDLNLDVAEISDRKLRIASVAGKQYFSVNLGKGDLVVSDRIDRDSLCGQSISCLLPLEVIVENPLMLHRMEVEMKDINDNAPQFQSTERTLKIAESTAPGMRFSLESAQDPDVGDNSLKYYTLSKNEHFRLKVQDIGDGRKVPELVLVKALDRENKAAYQLLLTALDGTSQITRR
- the LOC123999317 gene encoding protocadherin beta-7-like, whose protein sequence is MDQNDNAPAVIYPSAVMASVSHQKMPRSAKAGHFATKISAVDAISGHNASISYRLAEATDSSLFSVDLYTGEVRTKRAVSEQDDSSQRLLIEMKDNGEPVQSTTVTVNILLEDWQHEPISE